A window of Argopecten irradians isolate NY chromosome 14, Ai_NY, whole genome shotgun sequence contains these coding sequences:
- the LOC138307901 gene encoding uncharacterized protein, translated as MVHGGGSCSGGGGGGSSVYSYGSGTDCDCDDWIDVLLCLGLCCGCKGKNHVHRIFRIWTWIFIFAFISSMSVAFGGFGPTNVPASPSDMIPITRGLHFSFCEGVAIDTTIPISTYLLPSSTLASTKANYSINQTALVGVDRYEYWGFYLLSGSTIELHVCGDNRGDMYIIQGEGHFGSWKEDNYDTWTYIKTVKTRPCFRNQDATKLQYNITSTDEYYFVLTNHNHWPLSARITFMLNRTVYDLKHSTRICNNSKHCHIDFSEENKSKTIIVYVPESDDFDFNIKTACLRRTEVFIYIFMVIPLVMGFLATGYFVCIRCRANLLAKSTGQQNSRALTSFPPSRGYRTIRNDVRLEPSAPPSGNISADPPSYNEATKRSTITGLFS; from the coding sequence ATGGTGCACGGTGGGGGATCCTGCtctggaggaggaggaggaggcaGTAGTGTCTACTCCTATGGATCTGGGACAGACTGTGATTGTGACGACTGGATTGATGTCTTACTCTGTCTTGGTCTTTGTTGTGGATGCAAAGGCAAGAATCACGTCCACAGAATATTTCGCATTTGGACTTGGATTTTTATCTTTGCGTTTATATCGAGTATGTCTGTTGCATTTGGTGGGTTTGGTCCGACGAATGTCCCAGCCAGTCCATCTGACATGATCCCGATAACACGAGGCCTTCATTTCTCATTTTGTGAAGGTGTTGCCATTGATACGACTATCCCCATCAGCACATACCTGCTACCGTCGTCAACTTTGGCGTCGACAAAAGCCAATTATTCCATAAACCAGACGGCGCTGGTAGGCGTTGATAGGTATGAATATTGGGGATTTTACCTGCTGTCCGGCTCCACCATAGAACTACATGTTTGTGGTGATAACCGTGGCGACATGTATATCATCCAAGGCGAGGGCCACTTTGGTTCTTGGAAGGAGGACAACTACGACACATGGACCTATATAAAGACTGTAAAGACAAGACCATGTTTTCGAAATCAAGACGCCACCAAATTACAGTATAACATTACATCAACTGACGAGTACTATTTCGTGTTGACCAACCACAATCACTGGCCATTAAGTGCAAGGATTACATTCATGCTGAATCGTACAGTGTATGACTTGAAACATAGCACGAGGATCTGCAATAACTCAAAGCACTGTCATATTGATTTCTCAGAGGAGAACAAGAGTAAAACAATTATTGTGTATGTACCAGAATCTGATGATTTCGATTTCAATATCAAAACGGCTTGTTTACGACGAACTGAAGTTTTCATTTACATATTCATGGTCATTCCTCTTGTGATGGGCTTCCTTGCAACGGGATACTTTGTTTGCATCAGATGTCGAGCTAACTTATTGGCAAAATCAACGGGTCAACAAAATAGTCGTGCTCTCACATCCTTCCCGCCTTCACGCGGATATCGGACGATAAGGAATGACGTCAGACTTGAACCATCAGCTCCCCCGTCCGGAAATATATCGGCGGACCCGCCTTCGTATAATGAAGCCACGAAGCGGAGCACTATCACTGGGCTGTTCAGTTAA
- the LOC138307900 gene encoding leucine-rich repeat-containing protein 15-like: protein MATSFLLLCLATVFGLSSGVVLSCDGSCSCNLTTGTINNCSDVTDFPDTFPNASSIQELYIVGNNITVLNSKLHIFESLKQFVITSSGVEIIQNNTFRGMGKLQHISLTRNSIVFIRHGTFADLPELQGLVLSHNDISTLDAHSVWNMSNLIDIDLSYNKITHLFSASFGPLPSVTILDLGYNRLRFVTDIALKNFPSLTNLVLTGNRIKTLNAFDFAHCSSLKSLHLSNNQINIISDKAFLSNATGKGLKINQLYLENNQLTEFPPLNDLNRLLSLLISRNSIDSIPSDAMIGLSGLRYFHMTYDRALSDIEPGVFRKSKSLINVLLNDNPRLKNLPDGLFANQKLLHTLFLGNCSLTAFPESLGSWENLKFLSIVNNSFHCDCSMKWLSKPHYWNRSWKTADLMCASPPELDNRSVLELDDSVLPCVDHTAVSNRVRNGIIFAIVTIVLIAIVALVIRFRRTVVLRWRYYRYARQTDDVPFTVDNEYSDYPSGKRKLRMSDLERDT from the coding sequence ATGGCAACTTCGTTCCTGCTTCTGTGCCTAGCAACCGTTTTCGGCCTTTCTTCCGGTGTGGTGCTTAGTTGTGACGGAAGCTGCTCGTGCAATCTTACCACCGGTACGATTAATAATTGTTCCGATGTTACAGATTTTCCGGACACGTTTCCAAACGCGTCTTCAATACAAGAACTGTATATCGTTGGAAACAATATAACGGTGCTCAATTCAAAGTTAcatatttttgaaagtttgaaacaaTTTGTGATTACAAGTAGCGGTgttgaaataatacaaaataacactTTTCGAGGAATGGGTAAACTTCAGCACATTAGTTTAACCCGGAATTCAATCGTGTTTATAAGGCATGGAACCTTCGCGGACCTACCAGAATTACAAGGACTTGTGCTGTCACATAATGATATATCTACATTAGATGCACATTCCGTCTGGAATATGTCCAATTTGATTGACATCGATTTGTCATACAATAAGATAACTCATTTATTTTCGGCTAGCTTTGGACCTCTTCCTAGTGTAACAATCCTGGACTTGGGGTACAACAGACTGAGATTTGTGACAGATATAGCTCTGAAAAATTTTCCAAGTTTAACGAATCTCGTACTGACAGGCAATCGTATCAAGACGTTGAACGCCTTTGACTTCGCACACTGTTCTTCCCTTAAGTCCCTACACCTGTCGAATAACCAGATTAATATCATCAGTGACAAAGCCTTCCTTAGCAACGCAACAGGAAAGGGTTTGAAGATCAATCAACTGTATTTAGAAAACAATCAGTTGACCGAATTTCCACCATTGAATGATCTGAATCGCCTTTTAAGTCTTCTTATCAGTCGAAACAGCATTGATTCCATACCGTCTGATGCTATGATAGGTCTATCCGGATTGAGATATTTTCACATGACGTATGACCGTGCCCTTTCTGATATAGAGCCTGGTGTATTCCGAAAGTCAAAAAGTctaataaatgtattattgaaCGACAACCCTAGACTAAAAAATCTTCCGGATGGTTTGTTCGCCAATCAGAAATTGTTACACACGCTCTTTCTTGGTAACTGCAGCTTAACTGCCTTCCCTGAAAGTCTTGGAAGCTGGGAAAATTTGAAGTTTCTTAGTATAGTGAACAACTCATTTCACTGTGACTGTTCTATGAAATGGCTTTCTAAGCCACATTACTGGAATAGGTCGTGGAAAACAGCCGATTTAATGTGTGCTAGTCCGCCAGAACTGGACAATAGAAGTGTGCTAGAGTTGGACGACAGTGTCCTCCCTTGTGTTGACCATACCGCAGTGTCCAATAGGGTCAGAAATGGAATTATATTCGCTATAGTTACAATTGTACTTATTGCAATTGTTGCCCTGGTGATCCGGTTTCGGCGCACTGTGGTTTTACGGTGGAGATACTATCGGTACGCCCGTCAAACTGACGATGTGCCGTTTACTGTGGACAATGAGTACAGCGACTATCCTTCAGGAAAACGGAAGCTGAGGATGAGCGATCTTGAAAGAGACACGTGA